In the genome of Cryptomeria japonica chromosome 8, Sugi_1.0, whole genome shotgun sequence, one region contains:
- the LOC131030596 gene encoding probable anion transporter 3, chloroplastic, translated as MCTPNARQLTLTIDARMNRGLSSPARLNQSSLLALNSGLSSRERWQSKKGMLRTRDVTSKNMLPVTEMHKPNCSESWMLRPRFQAQRVRPQAASGADMTFEDDSIALNALADNTQQSKLMDFITSERAKVVAMIAMGMSLCNANRVVMSVAIVPLTATYGWSSSFAGIVQSSFLWGYLLSGVAGGALADRYGGKVVMAWGVAIWSLATFLTPWASGHSVGMLLAVRALFGAAEGVALPCMNTTISRWFPSTERATAVGLSMAGFHLGNVISLLASPILMSQAGVYGPFLTFGVLGFLWLSIWIPNIFNDPQFHPRISKSELVHIHNGIEYSPKSTKKSTIQTTQKMPPFRLLFSKLPTWAIIVANVTNNWGYFVLLSWMPVYFKTVFNVNLKQAAWFSAIPWGTMAVAGYGAGAFSDLLVQSGYTVTMVRKIMQSIGFLGPGIALIGLNAAQSPTIAAAWLTAALSLSSFSQAGFLLNMHDIAPGYAGVLHGITNSIGTFAAIVSTIGTGYFVQWLGSFQLFLTLTAVLYFISTIFWNLYATGEKVFD; from the exons ATGTGTACACCCAATGCAAGGCAGTTGACACTCACAATTGATGCAAGAATGAATCGTGGGCTGTCGTCACCTGCAAGACTTAACCAGTCTTCTTTGCTTGCCCTGAATTCGGGATTGAGTTCCAGGGAGAGATGGCAGAGTAAGAAGGGAATGCTGAGGACTAGAGATGTGACAAGCAAGAATATGCTTCCTGTTACTGAAATGCACAAACCCAATTGTAGTGAATCATGGATGCTTAGGCCAAGATTTCAAGCCCAAAGAGTTCGGCCCCAGGCTGCATCTGGAGCAGATATGACATTTGAGGATGATAGTATTGCACTAAATGCACTTGCAGATAACACTCAGCAATCAAAATTGATGGACTTTATCACATCAGAGAGAGCTAAAGTGGTTGCCATGATTGCTATGGGGATGTCACTCTGTAATGCCAATAGAGTTGTAATGTCTGTTGCAATTGTGCCTCTTACAGCTACTTATGGTTGGAGCAGTTCTTTTGCAGGCATTGTTCAG TCATCTTTCCTGTGGGGGTACTTATTGTCTGGCGTTGCTGGAGGAGCCTTGGCAGATCGTTATGGTGGCAAAGTTGTTATGGCATGGGGAGTTGCAATATGGTCATTGGCAACCTTTCTCACCCCATGGGCTTCTGGTCATTCAGTAGGGATGCTCCTTGCAGTCCGTGCGCTATTTGGTGCTGCTGAAGGAGTAGCCTTACCCTGTATGAACACCACAATATCAAG GTGGTTTCCTAGTACGGAACGAGCTACAGCAGTGGGCCTTTCAATGGCTGGATTTCATCTGGGTAATGTGATAAGCTTACTTGCTTCTCCAATACTAATGTCCCAAGCTGGAGTTTACGGACCTTTCCTTACATTTGGAGTTCTAGGTTTTCTTTGGCTCTCAATATGGATTCCAAACATTTTTAATGATCCTCAGTTTCATCCTAGAATATCAAAATCAGAGCTTGTGCATATTCACAATGGAATTGAGTATTCTCCAAAGTCTACTAAAAAGTCCACTATCCAGACTACTCAAAAAATGCCTCCTTTTCGTCTGCTATTTTCTAAGTTACCAACATGGGCGATAATAGTTGCAAATGTTACAAATAATTGG GGTTATTTTGTTCTTCTCTCTTGGATGCCAGTATATTTCAAAACT GTATTTAATGTAAACTTGAAGCAAGCTGCGTGGTTTAGTGCTATTCCATGGGGGACAATGGCAGTTGCAGGGTATGGTGCTGGTGCCTTTTCAGACCTTTTGGTTCAATCTGGCTATACAGTCACTATGGTGCGCAAAATCATGCAG TCAATTGGCTTTCTGGGTCCAGGAATAGCACTTATTGGTCTAAATGCTGCTCAAAGTCCAACCATTGCAGCGGCTTGGCTAACGGCGGCACTTAGTTTGAGTTCGTTCAGCCAAGCTGGTTTTCTTCTAAATATGCAT GACATAGCACCAGGGTATGCAGGAGTTCTTCATG GTATTACAAATTCAATTGGGACATTTGCTGCCATTGTGAGCACTATTGGAACAGGGTATTTTGTTCAGTGGTTGGGTTCATTCCAGTTGTTCTTGACACTTACTGCAGTTTTGTATTTTATTTCAACCATCTTCTGGAATCTGTATGCCACTGGGGAAAAGGTATTTGATTGA